In Manis pentadactyla isolate mManPen7 chromosome 3, mManPen7.hap1, whole genome shotgun sequence, a single window of DNA contains:
- the IQANK1 gene encoding LOW QUALITY PROTEIN: IQ motif and ankyrin repeat domain-containing protein 1 (The sequence of the model RefSeq protein was modified relative to this genomic sequence to represent the inferred CDS: deleted 1 base in 1 codon) → MSFLPRSPPPAPWGWPLTGSCRCEGAGSLAGGACRRREEAAGGRCWKAPAGGGDAGSGRQHGAHQRRAAPAGGMRVRGAGCGRTPPPERRRVRPDPTLPFLGSIRSGAGTQAGPGCADLAAGGGEREARACREERRGPRRPFGAGRETRGRRCLRFGGAGGGWRARRGRRGEPITAVGALPSSLPGYRSPPEPSPRRAPDRCRRPRVAPLVAVASVLQSWDLRLTEAMRQSREAERQQAAEAGRRAAAGEAGGRARARPTRLSRRSPALRVRQPAEEPQRRLAEMGGRGGAGDAGRPGSWPAARSCSAPTASSAGGSPRATTAGAGAPPPRAGGRLPSERPLGAAGPRALSGVRPALPQAVEDAEAQVVRLRLEAQRAEEPLAGAGLELREHAQDDEEAPGLKRQVGELHDVLMRGVGDRIRSNGRRPLVVDPSGQAATFLRYQDTNYVDTVNPDHLRPERIRLALLGARRYWKPLVLHLRETDLFPVVPRQREAGQPGLGQGLLGRGLLEPERYLSLLRPPDGPTLFQAARRGHFRLFFVTKVWWPPAEQPQVPLPVLVQPPSLRGPPQ, encoded by the exons ATGTCATTCCTGCCCCGCAGCCCGCCGCCCGCCCCCTGGGGGTGGCCACTTACCGGGAGCTGCCGCTGCGAGGGCGCCGGGTCCCTGGCGGGGGGTGCCTGTCGCCGGCGGGAGGAGGCCGCGGGCGGCCGCTGTTGGAAGGCGCCGGCCGGTGGCGGGGACGCGGGGAGCGGAAGGCAGCACGGCGCGCACCAGAGGCGGGCGGCGCCGGCTGGCGGGATGCGCGTgcggggcgccggctgcgggcgGACCCCGCCCCCCGAACGCCGGCGCGTGCGCCCCGaccccacactcccctttctggGCAGCATCCGT TCCGGGGCGGGAACGCAGGCGGGCCCGGGGTGCGCTGACCTCGCGGCTGGCGGCGGCGAGCGGGAAGCCCGGGCgtgcagggaggagaggagggggccGCGGAGGCCGTTTGGTGCTGGCAGGGAGACCAGAGGGCGCCGGTGTCTCCGTTTCGGGGGCGCGGGTGGAGGCTGGCGGGCCCGTCGCGGGCGACGGGGAGAGCCGATTACTGCGGTCGGTGCCCTGCCCTCCAGCTTGCCAGGGTACCGCTCTCCTCCCGAGCCAAGCCCACGCCGAGCGCCTGACCGGTGTCGTCGGCCGCGGGTGGCCCCGCTGGTCGCGGTGGCCAGCGTGCTGCAGTCGTGGGACCTGCGCCTCACGGAGGCCATGCGCCAGAGCAGGGAGGCCGAGCGGCAGCAGGCGGCGGAGGCGGGGAGGCGCGCGGCGGCCGGCGAGGCTGGCGGACGTGCGCGGGCCCGGCCGACCCGCCTTTCCCGCCGCAGCCCCGCCCTCAGGGTGCGGCAGCCGGCCGAGGAGCCCCAGCGGCGCCTCGCGGAGATGGGCGGCCGGGGCGGAGCGGGGGACGCCGGCCGGCCCGGCAGCTGGCCCGCCGCCCGCAGCTGCAGCGCGCCTACTGCGAGCTCGGCCGGAGGCTCGCCGCGTGCGACCACTGCGGGCGCGGGTGCGCCCCCTCCCCGCGCGGGCGGGCGTCTCCCCTCCGAGCGGCCTCTGGGGGCGGCCGGGCCGCGGGCCCTCTCAGGAGTCCGGCCGGCCCTGCCACAGGCCGTCGAGGACGCCGAGGCCCAAGTGGTCAGGCTGCGGCTGGAGGCGCAGAGGGCCGAGGAGCCGCTGGCCGGGGCCGGGCTGGAGCTGCGGGAGCACGCCCAGGACG ACGAGGAGGCGCCCGGGCTGAAACGCCAGGTTGGTGAGCTGCACGACGTGCTCATGAGGGGCGTGGGCGACCGCATCCGCTCCAACGGCCG ACGGCCTCTTGTCGTCGATCCTTCAGGCCAGGCGGCCACCTTCCTGCGTTACCAGGACACCAACTACGTGGACACGGTGAACCCGGACCACTTGCGGCCGGAGAGGATTAGGCTGGCGCTGCTGGGGGCGCGCAGGT ACTGGAAGCCGCTGGTGCTCCACCTGCGCGAGACGGATTTATTCCCGGTGGTGCCGCGGCAGCGGGAGGCGGggcagcctggcctggggcaggggctgctgggccGTGGGCTGCTGGAGCCGGAGAGGTACCTGTCGCTG CTGCGGCCCCCCGACGGCCCCACCCTGTTCCAGGCAGCGCGCCGGGGGCACTTCCGCCTCTTTTTCGTCACCAAAGTGTGGTGGCCGCCGGCCGAGCAGCCACAGGTCCCGCTCCCGGTGCTCGTGCAGCCTCCAAGCCTCCGGGGGCCGCCCCAATAA